Proteins encoded within one genomic window of Saccharopolyspora pogona:
- a CDS encoding LysR family transcriptional regulator: MELQQMRYVVAVAETSSFTRAAERCLVVQSALSHQIARLEREFGGKLFERSSRRVRLTPAGAAFLPAARQCLDAAERAAAEVAAALGEVRGRLTVGVIPTVAAVDIPAALREFRSRYPHVRIGLRVGGSERLAEQVRQGAIDVACLGLPTTARPQGVRGRELARDRLVAVVAPGHPLAEEPEVDLRRLSSEVFVDFTAGTAGRAQSDQAFSAAGLDRDVAFEVQAPDLMAKLIRQGLGIAMLPSTYVPQLAGVRTIPVSDAPARVEHLVWNDVGLTPAAKAFLAILDTPTEHLAERAEARPQ; encoded by the coding sequence ATGGAGCTCCAGCAGATGCGCTACGTCGTCGCGGTCGCGGAGACGAGCAGCTTCACCCGCGCCGCCGAGCGGTGCCTGGTCGTCCAGTCCGCGCTCAGCCACCAGATCGCGCGCCTGGAACGGGAGTTCGGCGGCAAGCTCTTCGAGCGCAGCAGTCGCAGGGTGCGGCTCACGCCTGCCGGTGCAGCATTTCTCCCCGCCGCCCGCCAATGCCTGGACGCCGCGGAGCGCGCGGCCGCCGAGGTCGCAGCGGCCCTCGGTGAGGTGCGCGGGCGGCTCACCGTTGGCGTGATCCCCACCGTCGCCGCAGTGGACATCCCGGCCGCGCTGCGCGAGTTCCGCAGCCGGTATCCGCACGTACGCATCGGCCTGCGCGTTGGCGGCAGCGAGAGGCTCGCCGAGCAGGTCAGGCAAGGAGCCATCGATGTCGCCTGCCTCGGGCTGCCGACAACGGCCCGGCCCCAGGGTGTCCGCGGCCGGGAACTCGCCCGAGACCGGCTCGTCGCCGTGGTCGCGCCCGGGCATCCCCTCGCGGAGGAACCGGAGGTCGACCTCCGCCGGCTTTCGTCCGAGGTGTTCGTGGACTTCACGGCCGGAACCGCCGGCCGTGCCCAATCCGACCAGGCGTTCTCGGCGGCGGGCCTCGACCGCGATGTCGCCTTCGAAGTGCAGGCCCCCGATCTCATGGCGAAGCTCATCCGGCAGGGCCTGGGCATCGCCATGCTCCCCTCCACCTACGTCCCCCAACTCGCCGGCGTGCGCACCATCCCGGTGTCCGACGCGCCGGCCCGCGTCGAGCACCTGGTCTGGAACGACGTCGGCCTGACACCCGCGGCGAAGGCCTTCCTGGCCATCCTCGACACCCCGACCGAGCACTTGGCGGAGCGAGCCGAGGCGCGCCCGCAATGA
- a CDS encoding NAD(P)-dependent oxidoreductase → MKIAVIGATGMVGSRVTGEAAARGHDVTAVFRREKPTFLPAGVSAVQGDATDRARMSKLFTDADAIVAATRPHPGQEYTVATTITTLLDAAEETRTRILVVGGAGPLRPPGRPDQLVLDNPDYVPQEWRTIAAASVAQLEACRSHPADWIYLSPPTVLEPGRRIGTYRRGETTLLTNEEGASRISAEDLAVAVLDELENPRNEQHFTVAY, encoded by the coding sequence ATGAAGATCGCCGTAATCGGAGCCACCGGCATGGTCGGCTCGCGCGTCACCGGAGAAGCCGCTGCCCGAGGGCATGACGTCACCGCCGTCTTCCGGCGCGAGAAGCCCACATTCCTGCCCGCAGGTGTGAGCGCTGTCCAGGGCGACGCCACCGACCGCGCCCGCATGAGCAAGCTGTTCACCGACGCCGACGCGATCGTCGCGGCGACCCGACCCCACCCCGGCCAGGAATACACGGTCGCCACGACGATCACGACGCTGCTCGACGCGGCCGAAGAAACCCGAACACGCATCCTCGTCGTCGGCGGGGCCGGTCCACTGCGGCCCCCGGGGCGCCCCGACCAACTCGTCCTCGACAACCCCGACTACGTGCCCCAGGAATGGCGGACCATCGCCGCGGCCAGCGTCGCGCAACTCGAAGCGTGCCGCTCACACCCGGCCGACTGGATCTACCTGTCCCCACCCACGGTCCTCGAACCCGGACGTCGCATCGGCACCTACCGACGCGGCGAAACCACGCTCCTGACAAATGAGGAGGGCGCGTCCCGAATCTCGGCAGAAGACCTCGCGGTAGCGGTCCTCGACGAACTGGAGAACCCCCGCAACGAGCAACACTTCACCGTCGCCTACTGA